Genomic DNA from Methanofollis sp. W23:
CCGACCAGCAGGTCATGGTCTCGCGGGACAATGTCATGAGCGAGATCTCCATCGCCGGGATAGGGGCGACGATGGGGGTGGCCGGGGACACCACCGGGAGCGGGGTCAACAGGATCACCTACAATTCTGAGGGGTTTGAATGATGAGGTCAGGTGAAATCAAGAACGAAGACGGGGTCTCAGAGGCGATTGGGTTCATCATCATCTTCGGACTGGTGATGACCGGGATCGCCCTGATCACCCTGTACGGCTACCCGATGCTCCTGCAGCAGCAGAGCAACGCCGACGTGCGCAACATGGAACAGACTGCAGTGGTACTCCAGAACGACATCAAGAGTCTCTGCTACAAGAACGTCCCCTACAAGGAGACCTCCCTCCAGGTGGGCGGCGGGGTGCTCGCTGTGGAGAACCGCACCGAGACCGGGGAGCGGTTCAATATCAGTATATTCAGGAGTGGTGAAACCATCAATGAATCAGCCACAGATCTCATCCATAGAAAAGAATACTCGCCCTTCAGCCCTGGCGCCTTCGTCTACTCCGCCGACTCTCAGGATGCCACCATCGCCATTGAGAACGGGGCGGTGATCAGGGCGCAGGCAGGTGGGTCCTCGATGCTTGCCGAACCGCGGTGGTACATCGATGAACAGGAGAACAAGAAGACCTTTGTCATCAACCTCGTCGCCCTGAACACAAGCGGCCCTATGGCCAGGAGCGGGATGGGGAACGTGCGAATGAAACTTGAATCCTCGGCGCCGCCGCTGATCCTTGACCTGCCCGACGGAGAGACTGTGAAGGTCACATATCCCACAGATAAGACAGAAGGGTTGAGCTTCTCAAAGGCCTGGGAGAACTATCTCACCGGCACACTGGGAATGGCAAAAGGTGGGAACTCTTACACCCTCGAAAATGTCAACAAACTCATCGTCAAAAAATATGAGATCCAGGTGCTCGGTATCTGAGCACCAGGAAGAGATCTTTTTTTACAGGTATCCGTGACCGCGGAGCCAGTCCACCTGCGGACGGGTATAGCGGTAGATGATATCGCACTTTTCGGCCTGGAAGTCCCAGGGCACGACGATCAGGGTGTCGCCTTCCCGGATCCAGACGCGCTTTTTGATCTTTCCCTTGATCCTGCCGACACGGGTCGTGCCGTCGAAACAGCGGACACGGATATGGTTGGCGCCGAGCATCAAGTCTGCGCTGGCAAACATCTCCTTTTTCTTCCTGTTCGGCAGGCGGACCCGTACGACCTCTCCGTCATTCATGTTCTTCTTCTTTTTTTTGTTTCTGTTGTTTCGGAAATTACTCAGGTAATCAACTCCAGGTATCAGATCTATTCCTGCACCCTTTTTCTGCTGAAAGAATATAAGGGTATCTTCTTCATGGGGTGATCCGGCCATCCTCTGCATGAAGTTTGCCAGAACATGGGAGAAAACCCGGAACGATGAAAAAAGTGGGTACATAACCCCATCTCGCTCTCCTGAAGAGGTGGTCACGAGTGACGGTGGCTGTGACGGTGATGGATGTCAGGGACATGGGGGTGGTCATGGACCATCTCCTGGTGGGCGTGGCGGTGGGAGTGGTAGCCCCAGGCATCGAGCGGCGGGGTGCCAGGCGGATGGGGGTGGCCGTCATGGTGAAGGTCGTCGTGCCGGTGCCGGTGCTCGTGGACCACCGCCTCGTGCCGGTGGGGATGGGAGTGTTTCTCGGTGACGAGGAGCCAGGCACCGACGGCCATCACCGGGAGGGCGAGGTAGAAGGCAGGCTCGATCGGGACCGCGTACAGCAGGAACGACGCCGCGACTCCGAAGAAGGGGGCGATGGCCACGATCGACCCGGTCCGTGCTGTCCCGACGGTCCGCAACGAGAGGATGAAGAGGATGCTGGTCAGGCCCCCATAACTGATGCACCCGACCGCCATCGCCGCAAGACAGACCCGCGGGGTGGGGAAGGGTTCGGCGAGGAAGAAGGCGACGATGAGGGAGAGCACCCCGGCGCCAAGACCCTTGACGGTCACGATGGCAAGGGGATCCCGGGCTGAGAGGTTTCTTGCAAAGTTGTTGTCTATGCCCCAGAAGGTGGCGGCAAGGAGTACGCCGAGGGCGGCAAGAGAGAACCCTGCGGCACCGTTGCCTTCCCAGGAGAGGATCGCACACGAGGCGGTGATCAGCCCGAGCGCCGCCCAGGTCCGCTTCCCGACGGCTTCGGCAAAGACAAACGCGGCGATCCCTGCGGTGGCCACGGCCTCGAAATTGAGGAGGAGGGAGGCGGTCGCGGCCGGGGTGGACGCAAGGGAGCACATGAGCGTGACCGGCGCAAGGAACCCACCGAAGACGACGACCCCTGCAAGCCAGGGGAGGTCGCCCCGGGCGAGAGGGGCCTCGGTCTCGTCCCGGTCGCGGCCAAGGGCGCGGCAGGCAAGGAGGTAGAAGGCAAGG
This window encodes:
- the eif1A gene encoding translation initiation factor eIF-1A → MSNFRNNRNKKKKKNMNDGEVVRVRLPNRKKKEMFASADLMLGANHIRVRCFDGTTRVGRIKGKIKKRVWIREGDTLIVVPWDFQAEKCDIIYRYTRPQVDWLRGHGYL
- a CDS encoding DMT family transporter, giving the protein MRTLDTRRLSYLYAIVAAFLFGSGAPVAKLFLGDVAPVTLAGLFYLGSGLALAFYLLACRALGRDRDETEAPLARGDLPWLAGVVVFGGFLAPVTLMCSLASTPAATASLLLNFEAVATAGIAAFVFAEAVGKRTWAALGLITASCAILSWEGNGAAGFSLAALGVLLAATFWGIDNNFARNLSARDPLAIVTVKGLGAGVLSLIVAFFLAEPFPTPRVCLAAMAVGCISYGGLTSILFILSLRTVGTARTGSIVAIAPFFGVAASFLLYAVPIEPAFYLALPVMAVGAWLLVTEKHSHPHRHEAVVHEHRHRHDDLHHDGHPHPPGTPPLDAWGYHSHRHAHQEMVHDHPHVPDIHHRHSHRHS